In one window of Amblyomma americanum isolate KBUSLIRL-KWMA chromosome 9, ASM5285725v1, whole genome shotgun sequence DNA:
- the LOC144105155 gene encoding uncharacterized protein LOC144105155 — protein MLGQPKQKSKEEDARKKRDRHKTGGGSAQCTVSAQSEQVIAVASHIMTRVGNQTDSDGGIDLPPVASLPVIRLLQPMVDGAGNEEFHYAEDDWEPPLVDEPQSPAAAVGKSGATPEAIEQESNLFFPAEQPADASSTAAAGCSSATVASGAAAGPTTAEAVATGDAGRAPRGRMALLERSLADENDYRAALLREEHGLRLQLMREDHNSILQERQEKKLLDIHKKKIGIGNLRN, from the exons atgctgggccaacctaaacaaaagtcgaaggaagaggacgcgaggaaaaagagagatcgccacaagacag gaggagggtcagctcaatgcactgtgagcgctcaaagtgagcaagtcattgctgttgccagccacataatgaccagggtaggcaaccagactgactctgatggaggcatcgacctgccaccagtggcaagtttgcctgttataagattgttgcagccaatggtggatggagcaggcaatgaagaattccattatgcag aagacgactgggaacctccgctcgtggatgagccgcagtcaccagcggctgctgttggtaagagtggggcaactccagaagcaattgagcaggagagcaatctcttttttcctgctgagcaacctgctgatgcttccagcacagctgcagcaggctgcagcagtgctacagttgcttctggagctgccgctggtcccactactgctgaagcagtggccaccggtgacgctggcagggctccaagagggcggatggcccttttagaaaggtctctggcagatgagaacgactatagagcggccttactgcgcgaagagcatggactgcgtctgcagctgatgcgagaggaccacaacagtattctgcaagagcggcaggagaaaaaactccttgatatccacaaaaaaaagattggaattggaaatcttagaaattga